The Salmo salar chromosome ssa06, Ssal_v3.1, whole genome shotgun sequence genome window below encodes:
- the LOC106607161 gene encoding protein Tob2, protein MHLEVKVALNFIVSYLYNKLPRRRADLFGEELEQILLSHYEGHWYPEAPLRGSAFRCLHLGAPRDPVVELAARRSGLDTEEVRANVPPELSVWIDPYEVSYQIGEKGAVKVLYLEDPSGLGGEGEMVEVVSGVSKGDMEAKSLGFNPEAQVFVPIGAQISPVLLPSLSSSPTPLSASSCPVIFSYPSSTTPTNPTAHSSNTSTPSPPSGGLPYLPSQQPTAALPSTRPPLQPITFTTASFAATKFGSTKMKKCGGSGSAGGSGVGVPPPQRILSHSPTNISPPGLLKHKPLSVSLHSLGAQIPSQLSPNAKEFVYPASPGPLYFDNDAPLILPHSSPFQHPHPTHSHPSFDPFSSPPPGPAVGVIGGSGGISYMEKPSFVEGIGGYNLQYPSQAFQPVVLAN, encoded by the coding sequence ATGCACCTAGAGGTAAAGGTAGCTCTGAATTTCATTGTGTCCTACCTGTACAACAAACTTCCTCGTCGTCGTGCTGACCTCTTCGGGGAGGAGTTGGAGCAGATACTGTTGTCGCACTATGAAGGCCACTGGTACCCTGAAGCTCCTCTGCGGGGCTCTGCCTTCCGCTGCCTGCACCTAGGGGCCCCCAGGGACCCAGTGGTGGAGCTAGCTGCCAGGAGAAGTGGACTGGACACAGAGGAAGTGCGTGCCAATGTCCCCCCTGAGCTGAGTGTGTGGATCGACCCCTATGAGGTGTCCTACCAAATCGGGGAGAAGGGAGCCGTTAAGGTTCTGTACTTGGAGGATCCATCTGGCTTAGGTGGGGAAGGCGAAATGGTGGAAGTAGTAAGTGGAGTGAGTAAAGGGGACATGGAGGCAAAGAGCTTAGGGTTCAACCCTGAGGCCCAGGTGTTTGTTCCAATTGGAGCTCAGATATCTCCAGTTCTGCTTCCTTCCCTCTCCAGCTCACCCACACCCCTCTCGGCCTCATCCTGCCCAGTGATTTTCAGCTATCCCAGCTCCACCACACCCACGAACCCAACGGCCCACTCCTCTAACACATCCACACCTTCCCCTCCAAGTGGGGGACTCCCTTATCTCCCCTCTCAGCAGCCAACGGCTGCCCTGCCCAGCACCCGTCCACCGCTGCAGCCCATCACCTTCACCACGGCCAGTTTCGCCGCCACAAAATTTGGCTCCACCAAGATGAAGAAGTGTGGCGGTTCTGGATCGGCTGGCGGCTCGGGTGTAGGTGTGCCCCCGCCACAGAGGATCCTTTCTCATTCCCCCACCAACATCTCTCCCCCAGGGCTGCTGAAGCACAAGCCCCTCTCAGTCTCCCTGCACTCCCTGGGGGCTCAGATCCCCAGCCAGCTCTCCCCCAATGCCAAAGAGTTTGTTTACCCGGCATCCCCAGGGCCCCTATACTTTGACAACGATGCTCCGCTCATACTTCCACACTCAAGCCCCTTCCAGCACCCTCACCCCACCCACTCCCACCCCTCCTTTGACCCATTCTCCAGCCCCCCACCTGGTCCAGCTGTTGGTGTCATTGGTGGTAGCGGTGGGATTTCTTACATGGAGAAGCCCTCATTTGTAGAGGGTATTGGTGGGTATAACCTGCAATATCCCAGCCAGGCCTTCCAGCCGGTGGTGCTGGCCAACTAA